In Solanum pennellii chromosome 3, SPENNV200, a single window of DNA contains:
- the LOC107015363 gene encoding 40S ribosomal protein S18: MSLVANEEFQHILRVQNTNVDGKQKIMFALTSIKGIGRRFANIACKKADIDMNKRAGELTAAELDSVMVVVANPRQFKIPDWFLNRQKDYKDGKFSQVTSNALDMKLRDDLERLKKIRNHRGLRHYWGLRVRGQHTKTTGRRGKTVGVSKKR, from the exons ATG TCGCTTGTTGCGAATGAAGAGTTTCAGCACATTCTTCGTGTGCAAAACACAAACGTCGATGGAAAGCAGAAGATCATGTTCGCATTGACCTCCATCAAAGGTATTGGCCGTCGTTTCGCCAACATTGCCTGCAAGAAAGCTGATATCGACATGAACAAGAG GGCTGGTGAACTCACTGCTGCAGAGCTTGACAGTGTCATGGTGGTTGTTGCCAATCCTCGTCAATTCAAAATCCCTGATTGGTTTTTGAACAGGCAGAAGGATTACAAGGATGGAAAGTTTTCACAAGTCACCTCTAATGCTCTTGACATGAAGCTTAGGGATGATCTGGAGCGCCTGAAAAAGATCAG GAATCATCGTGGTTTACGTCACTACTGGGGCCTCCGAGTTCGTGGTCAGCACACAAAGACCACTGGCCGCAGAGGAAAAACTGTTGGTGTGTCGAAAAAGCGATAA